Within the Naumovozyma castellii chromosome 1, complete genome genome, the region TTCTTTGGTGATTGAGATGGTGACATGGAAGAATCTGATGAATTTTGCGATTGCAGTTGTTCTTGTGACATTGTGGTAATACGCCATTGAATTTCCGTTTCTGTTCtatttggtaataatattgaaagttcagtatttgataaatttctagatttattttccaataaaagTGAATCTTCCTCCTTAGACCATGGTAAGAGGGAATGAGTCTCAATATTTGATCTAGAATCCTTTCTTGGTTGTACTGTTGGTGAATCCACGAAACTATAAGATGAAGGGAAGATGTTAGATGGTGTGTTTGAGATACGACGAGCGAACATTTCCTTCTTTACAATAGATTCTCTTCTAGAGTTTGGACCATTAGTCATAGAATTTGGTGCAATGACCATTGATCCCCTCCTGGAAGGGGTATTACTAGACACGTTAAATGAAGAACGTCTTGATGTCCAACTAGCAAAGGAATGTTTCCTTGATCTAGAAGTTACCAAAGTGGTATTTAATACGTTATTAATACTGTTGGATGTGGAAGATGTTGGAGACATGGCTGACGATTCTAAGGGTAGGATTGCAATGGAACTTCTTCTAGACTTGACAAACACTTTGGGGATGAATCCAACATGTTCACCTTCCATATTTGCTGATGGATTTGGGGTATGATAAGGTTGCATGGAGAATGGTTTAATGAAGCCATGAGAGTTTGCTCTTggtttaatgaattgagaTTCTGATGGGTCAGGTAATGCTGGTGCAGGATTAGCAAATTTAGTGAAGGATGTACCACCATTAAAGGAATTTTGCTGTGAAGTGACGAAATTTTGATGAGTAGCTGTTGGTTGTAAGATTTGATTTGGTTCTGGAGTATAATGTTTAAAATGGTGTGGAACAGGTACTGTTGCTGGATTACTGGGTAATTGATCGACATGAGGCATGGAAGGGCTAATCTCCTGCATGGAATTAGCTCTTGCAGCTTTAGTCTTTGCAGTAGACTTCTTGTTCCCATTAGATTTAATAGTGGCTTCCACGTTATTATTAAGAATCTTTAGAGTTCCATGATATTCCGTGACATCGATCAAAGCGGTCTTGtttgatttcaaattacCCGATTTCAATCTTCTCCATCTGAATTGACATGCATTTGGAGTTCTATTATGGAAATATTGTGCAATTTCCTTCCACcccatttttttcacttctttcaaatgacGCAAGAGGATATCATCTTCAGGGTCCCAAGAGGATGGATTCTTGGCGGTATCCTGAGTGGGTTTCTCCTTAGCGTCTTCGTGTTTAGTTTGAGGAGTGTCAATGGTggttgaatttgaagatggtaATGGTATGTCGTTATTGTTGTTCATTGCAGCGATGGACATGGCGTTATGATGCACGACGATGGGTTGGTAATGATTGTGGTTGTGGATATGGGTGTATTGATGGGGATGAGATTGCATGGCAGAGGAAACGGCGATGGATTTTGGCAGAGTCATTGTTTTTTCAGCGATAGTTAACTACAGCTTAGTGGCTTAGGGACAGTTGTGCTAGTGAGTGAGTGAGTTTATATAAATGAACGTATAGACGTGATGAATAGATGCAAGACACGATAGTGGATAGGAGAAAGGAAGATGGAGGGACGTAGCGCATTGGTTTTAAAAGACAACCAACGCCAACGGTTATTGAGTGCTTCGAGAAGTGGAAACATGGTGTATTGAAAGATCCGACGACGTCCTCGATGCTCAGTTGCATGTCTTTTTGTTCTCGGATGGTCTGGGCTGTACGGGCCGTTCTGTGCTCGACGGTCAGAATCTTCCCACTCCGGTCCATTTAAGGATTTTAACTTTGGCAACATGCCCCTGGATTGGGAAACCGTTCCTGAAAGGGCCTCGAGATCTGGCCCTCGGCGAGCCCTAGGGCTGGCGCGTTAGGGCTGTGCTGCTTAGGGATGGGTTGGACCCTCTCAAAAACAACCGGCCAGGGCTGAACCAGAAAACGGTTAGGGCACAGCCCGCCAACCCTGCCAAAATTGCTGGACCCCATCACGGTTCGGAATTTTCGTAAAGATCCGGGGACAGTTTTGCTAAGCGGCCCCAGAAGACCCCGCACACACACTCCTCATGTCTCCTCTTCCGTCTCGGTTCCTGTCTCCGCTTTTGCCACGTTTTATTTCGTGTTTACCGTTGTCAGTACACTAGGTAGATATGGGAAAGACTATATTACACGTTAAAGAAGTAGTATTTTGTatataaagaaagataGTAATCGTAAGGCGAGATGGGGTGCGGCGGCGGCGGCGGCGACGTAGCGTGGGGTATAGCGTTAGTTAGTGGGTTCTTTAttctatttctttaatcttcTCATCCTCAATCGGACTACTTTCCgtatcttcttcttgcaGGTCTTTAGCCTCCGCAGTAGTAGCAGTAGCACGCGCACCAGTTTCAGTATGAGCAGCTCTATTTAGAGAATTCAATACTTCAGAAAGAGCAGAGCCAGCAATGTAGGATACATTGTCTGGACCAGGGGTTACTTGAATACCGGCTCCTAATAAAGCTTCTAAAGAGAATAAATCTACTGGAGCACTACGACCTGTCGTACCAACACGTTTGGAGTTGCCTGGTTCACCATCTGCATCCACATCCGTTTCATCCACATCCATACTATCATCACCATATTCATGATTGGAATCTTGATTAAAACGATCTTGTGGTTTCTTAGTGGTTATATCAAACACAGAGGAATCATCTGCGGggaattcaaaataattatagATAACTCTTCTCTTTAGGGCAAATGAAATAGGTTTGGAATAATTCTTGCCTCTTATACGTGTGAACCAACTATCTATAGATTCACCATCCTTTAGTAACGCTACAATGACAATACTCATATTATCACAACCTATACCCGTACCTTCCGTCGTTGGAGAACAACAAACATCAATAATACGTGatgaaatatcatttaatgACATATCACCTTGGCTGATACCATAATGAACTAAATCAACACATTCTTGAGATGATAAACAATCCCAAA harbors:
- the DOT6 gene encoding Dot6p (ancestral locus Anc_7.372) translates to MTLPKSIAVSSAMQSHPHQYTHIHNHNHYQPIVVHHNAMSIAAMNNNNDIPLPSSNSTTIDTPQTKHEDAKEKPTQDTAKNPSSWDPEDDILLRHLKEVKKMGWKEIAQYFHNRTPNACQFRWRRLKSGNLKSNKTALIDVTEYHGTLKILNNNVEATIKSNGNKKSTAKTKAARANSMQEISPSMPHVDQLPSNPATVPVPHHFKHYTPEPNQILQPTATHQNFVTSQQNSFNGGTSFTKFANPAPALPDPSESQFIKPRANSHGFIKPFSMQPYHTPNPSANMEGEHVGFIPKVFVKSRRSSIAILPLESSAMSPTSSTSNSINNVLNTTLVTSRSRKHSFASWTSRRSSFNVSSNTPSRRGSMVIAPNSMTNGPNSRRESIVKKEMFARRISNTPSNIFPSSYSFVDSPTVQPRKDSRSNIETHSLLPWSKEEDSLLLENKSRNLSNTELSILLPNRTETEIQWRITTMSQEQLQSQNSSDSSMSPSQSPKKVNGLNSTTIRHHNDNNDDHLDPLQRQHNKSPNNISSTSTSKDVSPSPTFNSIDTDDDSSVTTAVGNMNNSSTDMNKIDFGVYNLHSQSVTPRIITQTDTSSVSNQSQHLPSINTIFNNMM
- the PTC2 gene encoding type 2C protein phosphatase PTC2 (ancestral locus Anc_7.374); its protein translation is MGQILSNPVIDKEHHSGTDLLTAFGLCAMQGWRMSMEDSHIVEPNVMASSDKDHVAFYSVFDGHGGSGVAEYCGARVASILQEQESFKKGNLTQALIDTYLNTDEALLKDPVLRNDHSGCTATSIIISKLQKLLICANSGDSRTVLSTKGFAKALSYDHKPTLASEKSRIIAAEGFVEMDRVNGNLALSRALGDFEFKNNKKLGPHEQIVTCVPDILAHELNYEEDEFVILACDGIWDCLSSQECVDLVHYGISQGDMSLNDISSRIIDVCCSPTTEGTGIGCDNMSIVIVALLKDGESIDSWFTRIRGKNYSKPISFALKRRVIYNYFEFPADDSSVFDITTKKPQDRFNQDSNHEYGDDSMDVDETDVDADGEPGNSKRVGTTGRSAPVDLFSLEALLGAGIQVTPGPDNVSYIAGSALSEVLNSLNRAAHTETGARATATTAEAKDLQEEDTESSPIEDEKIKEIE